The Bubalus kerabau isolate K-KA32 ecotype Philippines breed swamp buffalo chromosome X, PCC_UOA_SB_1v2, whole genome shotgun sequence genome has a segment encoding these proteins:
- the LOC129638632 gene encoding arylsulfatase D-like — translation MAPTAQRRRAAHAVRDSLNLLLIMGLLLKTCELKSANTSKPNILLIMADDLGIGDLGCYGNNTLRTPNIDRLAEEGVRLTQHLAAAPLCTPSRAAFLTGRHAFRSGMDATGRYRALQWNAGSGGLPQNETTFARILQGQGYTTGLIGKWHQGVNCASRNDHCHHPLRHGFDYFYGMPFTLVSDCHPDRPPSLDAGLRARLWLYTQIMALGVLTIVAGKACRLISVSWKLVLGVAALVLLFFTSWYASFGFVRRWNCLLMRNHEVTEQPMVLERAASLMLKEAVSFIARNKHGPFLLFVSLLHVHIPLVTTERFLGKSRHGLYGDNVEEMDWLVGEILNAVEEHGLKNTTLTYFTSDHGGHLEARDGHVQLGGWNGIYRGGKGMAGWEGGIRVPGMFRWPGVLPAGHVIHEPTSLMDVFPTLVQLAGGQVPQDRVIDGRSLLPLLRGDAEHSAHEFLFHYCGKYLHAARWHEKDSGRLWKVHYTTPHFHPEGAGACHGRNVCPCSGAGVTHHDPPLLFDLSGDPSEARPLSPDAGPLYREVVARVGRAVREHRRSVRPVPEQLSFQNVAWKPWLQPCCGPFPFCACSRDADPGET, via the exons ATGGCGCCCACAGCGCAGAGGAGACGCGCGGCGCACGCCGTCAG gGACTCTTTAAATCTGTTGCTCATCATGGGTTTGCTTCTGAAGACTTGCGAATTAAAATCAGCAAATACGTCTAAACCAAATATTCTGCTGATAATGGCGGACGATCTGGGCATTGGGGATCTCGGTTGCTATGGAAACAACACACTAAG GACACCAAACATCGACCGACTTGCGGAGGAAGGCGTGAGGCTCACCCAGCACCTGGCGGCCGCCCCCCTGTGCACCCCAAGCAGGGCTGCCTTCCTCACGGGGAGACACGCCTTCAGATCAG GCATGGACGCCACGGGTCGCTACCGGGCCCTGCAGTGGAACGCGGGTTCGGGGGGACTCCCGCAGAATGAAACCACGTTTGCGAGGATCCTTCAGGGGCAAGGGTACACCACGGGCCTCATCG GAAAATGGCATCAGGGTGTCAACTGTGCCTCACGCAACGACCACTGCCATCACCCCCTGCGCCACGGCTTTGACTATTTCTACGGCATGCCCTTCACGCTGGTCAGTGACTGCCACCCAGACAGGCCCCCGTCGCTGGACGCGGGCTTGAGGGCCAGGCTGTGGCTTTACACCCAGATCATGGCCCTGGGCGTGTTGACCATCGTGGCCGGCAAAGCCTGCAGGCTGATCTCTGTTTCCTGGAAACTGGTCTTGGGTGTGGCTGCCCTGGTCCTGCTGTTTTTCACGTCCTGGTATGCCAGCTTTGGCTTCGTCCGCCGCTGGAACTGCCTCCTGATGAGAAACCACGAAGTCACTGAGCAGCCCATGGTTTTGGAAAGAGCTGCGAGCCTCATGCTCAAGGAAGCTGTTTCCTTTATTGCAAG aaatAAGCATGGTCCATTCCTGCTCTTTGTGTCTCTGCTGCATGTCCATATCCCCCTGGTAACCACAGAAAGGTTCCTTGGGAAAAGTCGGCATGGCTTGTACGGCGACAACGTGGAGGAGATGGACTGGCTTGTGG GGGAGATTCTGAACGCCGTTGAAGAACACGGTCTGAAAAACACGACTCTCACGTACTTCACCTCTGATCACGGGGGACACTTGGAGGCGAGAGATGGACACGTCCAACTGGGCGGGTGGAATGGAATATACAGAG GTGGCAAAGGCATGGCCGGCTGGGAAGGCGGGATCCGGGTCCCAGGGATGTTCCGGTGGCCCGGGGTCCTGCCGGCTGGCCACGTGATCCACGAGCCCACCAGCCTGATGGACGTCTTCCCCACCTTGGTCCAGCTGGCAGGCGGCCAGGTACCCCAGGACAG GGTCATCGACGGCCGGAGCCTGCTGCCCCTGCTGCGGGGAGATGCTGAACACTCGGCACATGAGTTCCTGTTTCATTACTGTGGGAAGTATCTCCACGCCGCCCGCTGGCACGAGAAGGACA GCGGAAGGCTCTGGAAGGTCCATTACACCACGCCCCACTTCCACCCCGAGGGCGCAGGGGCCTGCCACGGTCGCAACGTGTGCCCCTGCTCAGGAGCTGGCGTGACCCACCACGACCCTCCCCTGCTCTTCGACCTGTCCGGGGACCCGTCCGAGGCCCGGCCCCTGTCGCCCGACGCCGGGCCCCTGTACCGCGAGGTGGTGGCCCGCGTGGGCCGGGCGGTCCGGGAGCACCGCCGGTCGGTGCGCCCGGTGCCTGAGCAGCTCTCCTTCCAGAACGTGGCCTGGAAGCCATGGCTGCAGCCCTGCTGCGGGCCCTTCCCGTTCTGCGCATGCTCCCGGGACGCAGACCCCGGGGAGACCTGA